The following are encoded together in the Flavihumibacter fluvii genome:
- the purU gene encoding formyltetrahydrofolate deformylase has translation MEKNHVIRIKCRDRKGLIAGISGVLYNYNHNILVMKEFVETTSETFFARLEVSGELDTHKIEAALATLLPGDATINIIPKRKKDIVILVTKEHHCLSDLLVRHYFNELHANILAVIGNYNTLHPFTEKFGIPYHYISHEHLDQPGFETAIIQQLEQYKPDYLILAKFMRILSPEFVSKYQERIINIHHSFLPAFKGANPYKKAFERGVKLIGATAHIVNNDLDEGPIITQKIIPVQHDDELRDMIEAGHEIEKAVLADGLKMILEDRVFVSGNKTIIFN, from the coding sequence ATGGAGAAGAATCATGTCATCCGGATAAAATGCAGGGACCGTAAAGGCCTGATCGCCGGCATTTCCGGGGTATTATACAATTACAACCATAATATCCTGGTGATGAAAGAATTCGTGGAAACAACCAGTGAAACCTTTTTTGCCCGCCTCGAGGTTTCAGGTGAATTGGATACCCATAAAATTGAAGCCGCGCTTGCGACTTTGTTACCAGGAGATGCCACAATCAATATCATCCCGAAACGGAAGAAAGATATCGTCATACTGGTGACTAAAGAGCACCATTGCCTAAGCGACCTCCTGGTAAGGCATTACTTCAATGAGCTGCATGCCAATATCCTGGCAGTGATCGGAAATTATAATACCCTGCATCCGTTTACGGAAAAATTTGGTATACCCTATCACTATATCAGCCATGAACATTTGGACCAACCCGGTTTTGAAACTGCCATCATTCAACAGCTTGAACAATACAAACCAGACTACCTGATCCTGGCAAAATTCATGCGCATACTCTCACCGGAATTTGTGTCAAAATACCAGGAGCGGATCATCAATATCCACCATTCCTTCCTTCCGGCTTTTAAAGGCGCAAACCCTTATAAAAAAGCATTTGAAAGAGGGGTTAAACTGATTGGCGCCACAGCACATATTGTGAACAATGACCTGGATGAAGGGCCTATCATAACACAAAAAATCATCCCTGTGCAGCATGATGATGAATTACGTGACATGATTGAAGCCGGCCATGAAATTGAGAAAGCAGTTCTGGCCGATGGGCTAAAGATGATTCTGGAGGACCGGGTATTTGTTTCGGGAAACAAAACGATCATCTTTAACTGA
- a CDS encoding OB-fold putative lipoprotein translates to MPNKKRIILLAFLVIGFGGILFAVKEYNRKPEGVEHIQPDFTVSSTEFIREFNEGQAAANQKYLGRAILVTGSINAIDRSDPKIITIVLGDAGSSSGIRCSMDSSFSQENLTVKEQDNISIKGICTGFMPDDMGLGADIILNKCIITENKK, encoded by the coding sequence ATGCCTAACAAAAAAAGAATCATCCTGCTGGCCTTTCTGGTCATAGGCTTTGGCGGGATCTTATTCGCTGTGAAGGAATACAACAGGAAACCTGAAGGTGTTGAGCACATACAACCAGACTTCACGGTTAGTTCCACCGAATTCATCAGGGAGTTTAATGAAGGCCAGGCTGCCGCAAACCAAAAATACCTTGGAAGAGCCATACTTGTAACAGGCAGCATCAATGCCATTGACAGGTCCGATCCCAAAATTATAACGATTGTCCTTGGTGATGCTGGTAGCAGTTCCGGGATTAGGTGCAGTATGGACAGTTCCTTCAGCCAGGAAAACCTAACTGTTAAAGAACAAGACAATATTTCGATAAAAGGAATTTGCACCGGCTTTATGCCCGATGACATGGGATTAGGCGCCGATATCATCCTTAATAAATGCATCATCACCGAAAACAAAAAATAA
- a CDS encoding cytochrome-c peroxidase, which yields MKQVFSRRCVVHCLVLVILFPSCSQKDNQDIQHPMPLQVPANFPLPEYDFAANPVSREGFVLGRTLFYDGKLSRDGSISCGNCHLQANAFTHHGHSVSHGIDDKVGTRNAPAVMNLAWQKFFFWDGGVFNLDLVPLAPIENPLEMDEHMPMVLEKIRNDPKYPPMFQSAFGSPEITTAATLKAMSQFMLQCVSTNSRYDQYKREGAQLTAEEADGLRIFTANCSSCHATDLFTDQSFHNNGLIPSLKNDPGRAKVTLQEKDLYLFKTPSLRNVGITAPYMHDGRFRTLEAVLEHYNSGVVNSETLDTLLKRNGHMGIPLTGEQQVRIIAFLHTLTDSTFIHNKALSEQ from the coding sequence ATGAAACAAGTTTTTTCCAGGCGGTGTGTGGTGCACTGCCTTGTTCTTGTAATACTTTTTCCATCTTGTTCGCAGAAGGATAACCAGGATATTCAGCATCCCATGCCCCTGCAGGTTCCGGCTAATTTTCCGTTACCCGAATATGACTTCGCTGCAAATCCGGTATCGAGGGAAGGATTTGTTCTCGGCAGGACATTATTTTATGATGGAAAACTATCGCGGGATGGTTCGATCAGTTGTGGAAACTGTCACCTGCAGGCCAATGCATTTACCCATCATGGCCATTCGGTCAGTCATGGTATTGATGATAAAGTGGGTACCAGGAATGCTCCGGCAGTGATGAACCTGGCCTGGCAGAAGTTCTTTTTTTGGGATGGCGGGGTTTTCAATCTCGACCTGGTCCCTTTGGCACCCATCGAAAACCCCCTGGAAATGGATGAACATATGCCCATGGTGCTGGAAAAGATCAGGAATGATCCTAAATACCCGCCGATGTTCCAATCAGCATTCGGCAGCCCCGAAATTACCACCGCAGCTACCTTAAAAGCGATGTCGCAATTCATGCTGCAATGTGTAAGTACAAATTCAAGATATGATCAGTATAAACGGGAAGGAGCGCAACTTACGGCGGAGGAAGCAGACGGATTAAGGATATTTACGGCGAATTGTTCTTCCTGCCATGCCACAGATCTTTTTACCGATCAGTCCTTCCATAACAATGGCTTGATCCCATCCCTGAAAAATGATCCAGGCCGTGCAAAAGTAACCTTACAGGAAAAGGACCTGTACCTGTTTAAAACGCCATCATTAAGAAATGTCGGGATAACAGCACCTTATATGCATGATGGCCGTTTCCGTACGCTTGAAGCCGTTCTTGAACATTATAACAGTGGGGTAGTGAACAGTGAAACTCTTGATACATTGTTAAAGAGAAACGGTCATATGGGAATCCCGCTTACCGGGGAGCAGCAGGTAAGAATAATCGCGTTTTTACACACTTTAACTGACTCGACATTTATTCATAACAAGGCGCTTTCTGAACAATAA
- a CDS encoding transporter, giving the protein MLIRIFLSLLMIAVFSTSILACDICGCGVGSYYIGILPEFKKRFIGIRYQHKGLKTHIGPNGSISYLSSDETYQTLDIWGAWNIGKKFRIMGFIPYNVNQRTSSVGSVSKSGIGDIALNGYYQVFNQRKTIHDKKLLVHSLWVGAGLKLPTGEYNPADKNAVQGSQNSFQLGTGSVDGMLNAMYDLRIQDLGMNANISYKFNSANKYDYTYGNKFTVNWLTYYKIRLNKKIMVAPNAGCLFEFSAKDRNKYGSTVFESGGQLLMGTLGAEMTFGNIGIGGNYQTPLQQNLAENTVLAKPRVLVQVTWAF; this is encoded by the coding sequence ATGCTTATCAGAATTTTTCTTTCTTTATTGATGATAGCTGTTTTTTCAACTTCAATTTTAGCCTGCGATATTTGTGGTTGTGGCGTAGGCAGTTATTATATTGGCATCCTGCCGGAATTTAAAAAACGTTTTATTGGCATCAGGTACCAGCATAAGGGACTCAAAACACATATTGGCCCAAACGGTAGTATCAGCTACCTGAGTTCTGATGAAACATATCAAACCCTTGATATCTGGGGTGCATGGAATATTGGAAAAAAGTTCAGGATAATGGGTTTTATCCCGTACAATGTCAATCAACGTACAAGTTCTGTGGGTAGCGTATCCAAGTCCGGAATCGGGGATATCGCCCTTAACGGATATTACCAGGTGTTTAACCAACGAAAAACCATTCATGATAAAAAATTACTGGTGCATTCATTATGGGTAGGGGCAGGGTTAAAATTGCCAACAGGTGAATATAATCCGGCAGATAAGAATGCAGTTCAGGGTTCACAGAATAGTTTCCAGTTGGGGACCGGTAGTGTGGACGGCATGCTGAATGCTATGTACGACCTGCGGATCCAGGACCTGGGTATGAATGCTAACATTAGTTATAAATTCAATTCTGCTAATAAGTATGATTATACCTATGGCAATAAGTTTACGGTGAATTGGCTGACCTATTATAAGATCAGGCTGAATAAAAAAATTATGGTTGCCCCGAATGCAGGTTGTTTATTTGAATTTTCGGCGAAGGACCGGAATAAATATGGATCTACTGTTTTTGAATCAGGCGGACAATTACTTATGGGAACGCTCGGTGCTGAAATGACTTTTGGCAATATTGGAATTGGCGGAAATTACCAGACACCATTACAGCAAAACCTGGCAGAGAATACTGTCCTGGCAAAGCCCAGGGTGCTTGTGCAGGTCACCTGGGCATTTTAA
- a CDS encoding MbnP family protein, translated as MRYFFMAILAAATLFTSCSKSKEPDFQAGDTGSLDIEFDNVVGGQNLQLNTGVYTNSSGESFTITTLNYFISNIVLKNADGSEYIVPRNNCYFLIKEENASQLISLDNIPAGNYNGLSFILGVDSLKNTEPIENRTGSLDPAGEAAGMYWVWNSGYIFLKMEGTSTVLPATDNAFFYHIGGFGGYSSPTINNIKSVSLTSIAGSVAEVRKNKADAPHVHILADALKVLNGPTPVSIAANPMVMFSPYSVNIANNYQSMFSIDHIHND; from the coding sequence ATGAGATACTTTTTCATGGCCATACTGGCTGCTGCGACCTTATTTACATCCTGCTCGAAATCAAAGGAACCAGATTTTCAGGCTGGTGATACCGGAAGTTTAGATATTGAATTCGATAATGTGGTTGGTGGGCAAAACCTGCAACTGAATACCGGGGTTTATACGAATTCAAGCGGTGAATCATTTACCATAACTACATTGAATTACTTTATCAGCAATATCGTCCTGAAGAATGCAGACGGTTCTGAATATATTGTTCCCAGGAACAATTGCTATTTCCTTATAAAGGAGGAGAACGCATCCCAACTGATTAGTCTCGATAATATACCGGCTGGCAATTATAATGGTCTCAGTTTTATACTGGGTGTGGATAGTCTCAAAAACACAGAGCCAATAGAAAACCGAACCGGATCGCTTGATCCTGCTGGTGAGGCTGCAGGCATGTATTGGGTTTGGAATTCAGGGTATATCTTCCTGAAAATGGAAGGTACTTCGACTGTATTGCCGGCTACCGATAATGCATTTTTTTATCATATTGGTGGATTCGGCGGGTATAGTTCCCCAACCATCAATAATATCAAATCAGTGTCTCTAACAAGTATTGCAGGATCGGTCGCAGAAGTCAGGAAAAACAAGGCTGATGCACCCCATGTCCATATTTTGGCAGACGCTTTGAAAGTATTGAATGGACCAACACCGGTTAGTATAGCTGCAAATCCCATGGTGATGTTCTCTCCATACTCGGTAAATATTGCCAACAATTACCAAAGCATGTTTTCAATTGACCATATCCATAATGATTGA
- a CDS encoding CvfB family protein yields MIEVGRYNTLKVLRAVDFGLFLDDGNEGILLPKRFVPPGLKPGDEVSVFIYHDSEDRLIATTQRPIGIVGDIVPLKAVTVTNQGAFLDWGLMKDIFVPKSKQLMAMRVGGTYIVKIYIDEQTGRVAATEKIEPFLSNDQLTVKEKEIVDLIVYRRTDIGYVVIINGKHTGVLHFNEIYRNIQVGDIMKGFIKTIREENKIDVALGEPGYNRVGGEAGKILSMLQASGGFLPYHDKSDPDDIYAQFAMSKKTFKMAIGQLFRQKQIEIAENGIRLPGMKKPGKDD; encoded by the coding sequence ATGATTGAAGTTGGCAGGTATAATACTTTAAAAGTTTTGAGGGCGGTAGATTTTGGACTTTTCCTCGACGATGGAAATGAAGGTATCCTTTTGCCAAAGCGGTTTGTTCCGCCCGGATTAAAACCCGGTGATGAGGTCAGCGTTTTTATTTACCATGATTCTGAAGACCGCCTGATTGCAACTACGCAACGCCCAATTGGAATCGTTGGCGATATTGTTCCGCTTAAAGCAGTTACTGTTACCAACCAGGGCGCATTTCTCGATTGGGGACTTATGAAAGATATTTTTGTGCCTAAATCCAAACAACTGATGGCTATGCGGGTAGGCGGCACTTATATTGTAAAAATCTATATTGACGAACAAACCGGCCGGGTTGCTGCCACTGAAAAGATCGAACCATTCTTAAGCAATGATCAACTGACGGTTAAGGAAAAAGAGATAGTCGACCTGATTGTATATCGCCGTACAGATATTGGCTATGTGGTGATCATCAATGGCAAACATACCGGTGTGCTTCACTTTAATGAAATATACAGGAATATCCAGGTGGGCGATATTATGAAGGGTTTTATCAAAACCATCAGGGAAGAAAACAAGATTGATGTAGCCCTGGGTGAACCTGGCTATAACCGGGTTGGTGGGGAAGCCGGTAAAATTCTTTCGATGCTGCAGGCAAGCGGGGGTTTTCTGCCCTACCATGATAAATCCGACCCAGATGATATCTATGCACAATTCGCCATGAGTAAGAAAACCTTCAAAATGGCCATTGGCCAGCTTTTCAGGCAAAAGCAAATTGAGATTGCCGAAAATGGAATCCGGTTGCCAGGTATGAAAAAACCAGGAAAAGATGATTAA
- a CDS encoding YceI family protein: MKKLLALLAIGAIMNTVKAQDKYFTKTGKVKFDATEKNSPENINGWNNTVTCVLDTKTGNFQFAVLIKGFEFDRALMMEHFNENYMESDKFPKAEFRGQVMDNNPGNYQKNGSYDVVVKGKMTMHGETKEIETKGKISVQNGNLLAVADFPIPLSDYKISIPSLVADKVAKVATVKVDCSLMPLK, from the coding sequence ATGAAAAAGTTACTTGCGCTACTGGCTATAGGAGCTATCATGAATACCGTAAAGGCACAGGATAAATATTTTACAAAAACCGGAAAGGTAAAATTCGATGCCACAGAAAAGAATTCGCCTGAAAATATTAATGGATGGAATAATACCGTAACCTGTGTCCTGGATACTAAAACCGGGAATTTCCAGTTCGCGGTATTAATCAAAGGCTTTGAGTTTGACCGGGCATTAATGATGGAGCATTTCAATGAGAACTACATGGAAAGTGACAAATTTCCCAAGGCTGAATTCAGGGGCCAGGTCATGGATAACAACCCGGGCAATTACCAGAAGAATGGCAGTTATGATGTAGTGGTAAAAGGAAAGATGACCATGCATGGCGAAACAAAAGAGATAGAAACGAAAGGAAAAATATCTGTCCAGAATGGTAATCTTCTGGCAGTAGCCGATTTCCCCATTCCATTGTCGGATTACAAAATAAGCATCCCCTCCCTTGTTGCTGATAAAGTAGCAAAGGTGGCCACCGTGAAAGTGGATTGTTCATTAATGCCGCTCAAATAA
- a CDS encoding c-type cytochrome domain-containing protein, which yields MKTKSILFVLLAMSLSVTYSSCVHEIPITPDTGNGGNGGGSTPPPGSGSTCSKDSVYYVNDIQPILISSCAMSGCHDAATHAEGINVTTYAGVMKIVKAGNANDSKLFTEITRTDEDRMPPPPMAAMAADQVAKIKTWINQGAKNNSCNGCNVANYTFSAVIKPMMSNKCQGCHNPNSLGGGIDLSTYDGIKSAALSGTLYGSISWANGYSKMPQGGSKLSDCEIQQVKSWIDAGALNN from the coding sequence ATGAAAACAAAATCAATTTTGTTTGTCTTACTGGCAATGTCATTGTCGGTGACCTATTCATCCTGTGTGCATGAAATTCCCATCACACCTGATACTGGAAATGGCGGAAACGGGGGTGGATCAACGCCGCCACCTGGCAGTGGATCTACCTGCAGTAAGGACTCGGTGTATTATGTCAATGATATCCAGCCTATCCTTATTTCAAGCTGTGCCATGAGTGGTTGCCATGATGCCGCTACACATGCCGAAGGTATTAATGTGACTACCTATGCCGGGGTGATGAAAATAGTAAAGGCGGGAAATGCCAATGACAGTAAACTTTTTACTGAGATCACCAGGACCGATGAAGACAGGATGCCGCCACCACCAATGGCCGCTATGGCTGCAGACCAGGTTGCTAAAATAAAGACCTGGATCAACCAGGGTGCAAAGAATAATAGTTGCAATGGATGTAACGTAGCCAATTATACATTCAGTGCAGTCATAAAGCCAATGATGTCCAATAAATGCCAGGGATGCCATAACCCGAACAGCCTTGGCGGTGGTATTGACCTGTCCACCTATGATGGAATTAAATCTGCCGCGCTTTCGGGTACGCTCTATGGCTCTATTTCATGGGCAAATGGTTATTCGAAAATGCCGCAGGGTGGCTCCAAATTATCTGATTGCGAAATCCAGCAGGTTAAGTCATGGATTGATGCCGGTGCACTAAATAATTAA